The Candidatus Komeilibacteria bacterium CG_4_10_14_0_2_um_filter_37_10 genome contains the following window.
TATCGGACTGGCGGCATTACTGGGTAACATCTTTCCGGTTTGGTTAAAATTCAAAGGCGGCAAGGGCGTGGCAACGGGTGCTGGTATTTATTTAGCTCTCTTACCCAACGAATTACTAATGGCGGTTTTTATCTGGGCAACTCTGCTATCGATAACCCACGTAATGTCTTTAAGTTCGTTGATGGCTACACTAACCATTGCGTTGACAAGAGTACTGCGTAGTTGGCCTGATTCCTTTAATTGGAATGAGTGGCCGCTAACGACCCTGACCATCCTGACCTTAGTTGTGATTCTGATCACGCATACAAAGAACATCCAACGCTTACGGCGC
Protein-coding sequences here:
- the plsY gene encoding acyl-phosphate glycerol 3-phosphate acyltransferase gives rise to the protein MLFTIFIAYLLGSLPFGYLLGLAAGKDVRQIGSKNIGFTNVFRLCGWRYGLPTLILDVGKGFTAAYFVPQLFNITTNIEIVFIGLAALLGNIFPVWLKFKGGKGVATGAGIYLALLPNELLMAVFIWATLLSITHVMSLSSLMATLTIALTRVLRSWPDSFNWNEWPLTTLTILTLVVILITHTKNIQRLRRGEENKFNKTSS